The following are from one region of the Amia ocellicauda isolate fAmiCal2 chromosome 1, fAmiCal2.hap1, whole genome shotgun sequence genome:
- the LOC136751827 gene encoding gap junction Cx32.2 protein, producing the protein MGDWSFLGRLLDKVQSHSTVVGKVWLTVLFVFRILVLGAGAEKVWGDEQSGFICNTQQPGCENVCYDLAFPISHIRFWVLQIIFVSAPTLVYLGHVLHIIHKEEKMRLRIQQVDQGEQHNYMLVKANKVPKYTDTKGKIRIEGHLLCSYLLNVIFKILFEVAFIVGQYYLYGFVLEPMFVCSRRPCPFTVECYISRPTEKSIFILFMLTVACVSLVLNIVEIFYLFARKIKRAANKQYKRQIDYLKVPKTSEGTNPGWKPAVQPDGFSNKDDELQNKINEWKMGSEVAKSVGVEVYGLKGDTEKQSEIQSGKHSVGGSLESIKEEKQFTS; encoded by the coding sequence ATGGGGGACTGGTCATTTCTGGGCAGGCTGCTGGATAAGGTGCAGTCCCACTCCACAGTGGTTGGGAAGGTCTGGCTGACTGTCCTGTTTGTCTTCAGGATTTTAGTGCTGGGGGCGGGAGCAGAAAAGGTGTGGGGTGACGAGCAATCAGGTTTcatctgcaacacacagcagccTGGTTGCGAGAACGTCTGTTATGACCTGGCTTTCCCGATCTCCCACATTCGCTTCTGGGTCCTTCAGATCATCTTTGTTTCTGCCCCGACTCTGGTCTACCTTGGACACGTCTTGCATATAATCCACAAGGAGGAGAAAATGAGGCTGAGAATTCAACAAGTAGACCAAGGTGAACAACATAATTATATGCTGGTGAAAGCTAACAAGGTGCCGAAATACACAGATACAAAGGGTAAAATCAGAATTGAGGGGCATTTATTATGTAGTTATTTACTAAACGTGATTTTTAAAATACTCTTTGAGGTGGCTTTTATCGTGGGTCAGTATTATCTGTACGGTTTCGTGCTGGAACCCATGTTTGTGTGCAGCAGAAGGCCCTGTCCTTTCACTGTGGAATGCTACATATCCCGCCCCACGGAAAAGAGCATCTTCATTCTGTTCATGCTGACGGTGGCCTGTGTATCCCTCGTTCTAAACATAGTCGAAATCTTCTATCTCTTTGCTAGAAAGATTAAACGTGCCGCCAACAAGCAGTATAAGCGCCAAATCGATTACTTAAAAGTTCCCAAGACATCCGAGGGGACCAATCCTGGTTGGAAGCCAGCTGTGCAGCCTGATGGTTTCAGTAATAAGGATGATGAGCTGCAGAACAAAATTAACGAATGGAAGATGGGGAGTGAGGTGGCGAAAAGTGTAGGTGTAGAGGTGTATGGCCTAAAGGGGGACACTGAGAAGCAAAGTGAAATTCAAAGTGGTAAACACAGTGTTGGGGGAAGCTTGGAGAGCATTAAAGAGGAGAAACAATTTACTAGTTGA